In one window of Tumebacillus algifaecis DNA:
- the codY gene encoding GTP-sensing pleiotropic transcriptional regulator CodY: MELLSKTRVMNQLLQRADGMRVSYEEMTASLRDLIFANVFLVDDIGRMLGRAFSEMVDVSQLPKDAQGTTCLPNDFAAKLLSSDLTRTNLQEDTPFCSATAGDMTYVSIVPIRGTGERIGTLLLTKQNSALTEEDIILAEYSASLIGLEMVRASSQKKVQEGRDRSVVQMAVGSLSFSELEAVDHIFAELNGREGLLVASRIADRVGITRSVIVNALRKLESAGVVEARSLGMKGTHIKILNEKLLPLLEDMKSK, from the coding sequence ATGGAACTACTAAGCAAAACGCGGGTCATGAATCAATTGTTGCAACGTGCTGACGGCATGCGGGTGAGTTACGAAGAAATGACGGCAAGTCTGCGCGACCTTATTTTCGCCAACGTCTTTTTGGTAGATGACATAGGTCGAATGCTCGGTCGCGCATTTTCGGAGATGGTGGATGTCTCGCAACTCCCGAAAGATGCACAAGGTACCACGTGCCTGCCGAATGACTTTGCAGCAAAACTCCTCAGCAGTGATCTCACACGCACCAATTTACAGGAGGACACCCCGTTTTGCAGTGCGACGGCAGGGGATATGACATATGTGTCGATCGTACCGATCCGTGGCACCGGCGAGCGGATCGGCACGCTTCTTCTCACAAAGCAAAACTCTGCGTTGACCGAAGAGGACATCATTCTCGCCGAATACAGCGCTTCGCTGATCGGTCTGGAGATGGTTCGCGCCTCTTCGCAGAAGAAGGTGCAGGAAGGCCGTGACCGCTCCGTCGTGCAGATGGCGGTCGGTTCGCTCTCATTTTCGGAGTTGGAAGCGGTCGATCACATCTTTGCCGAGTTGAACGGCCGTGAAGGATTGCTCGTCGCATCTCGTATCGCTGACCGTGTTGGAATAACCCGTTCCGTGATCGTCAATGCGCTTCGCAAGTTAGAAAGTGCTGGGGTTGTAGAAGCGCGTTCGCTCGGAATGAAGGGAACACACATTAAGATCTTGAACGAAAAACTTCTTCCGTTACTGGAAGACATGAAGTCGAAATGA